A stretch of DNA from Cryptomeria japonica chromosome 4, Sugi_1.0, whole genome shotgun sequence:
atttatttatCATATGATTTGAATAGTCATTATCTAGGACTGGTacattcttttgattttattttgtcaaattatataaGAATTTAATGTGTCACATCTTTAGAAGACTCTTTAAAATAGTTAACTCTTGACTAATTCAAATCAGATTCGTCCTTTCGTAATTCAGATTTATAGTGTCCATATCATTCACAATACACATTAGATGTTTCTATGAGCCACAAAACCCTTTTCTCGTTTTCTACCACATCTAATATTAGTAAAAGTTTCCCCTTGAGACTCATTTGATGGAGAAAGAGGAGCTGTAAATTTTTCTTGAATTCTTATACTATATTCATAATTTTCATAGTAGATATCCTAATATTAATAATTTTCTCTTATAAACAATGAAAGTTGAAATGGAAAGCTACTGCTATTAACTATCCAGAAACAACTTTTAATCTAATTTTGCTTTCTGCATAATAAAAAATCTgcaacctactctgataccaattaaaatataaaaatttaaagcTCTAACATTATACTGAACAGCAAAAATAACAGAActgtaataaaatattattaattaaaaaaggaataaaaataaaaaaacctaaaacACTAGAAAACAAAAGACATCGCATGCAATTGATCAGCATAACTCAATCTTCATTTAGCAGTATGTCTTCTATATGTCAATTGCAGAACATTACCAGTCAGTCAAATTTGCTTCAAGCTTGGCAAACAAGAAAATCAAGTCCAAAGCTTGCCATTAGATTAGTATTCAGAATTACTTTGATTTTGTCTATTTACAGAATTCCACTGAAAAAAAGATTTTATCTATAAACTAAAGAACGAAGCATTTAAGTCTTTATGCCATTCAACTAGAGATTTGACTTAATAAGGAGCAATAACACTACGGTAGTTTTGGAAGTCCAATTTTACTATCAATAAGCCAGTCCTCAACATATCAGTATACAAACAGAACTAATAGACAGTCTCTTAGGAGAGCAGCAGAATACAATATAACAGAACAATGGCAGCTGAGGCTACACATTGATTTTATACCGCTGACTCTAATAATGATCTGATATTTAAAGCACACTCTGATATTAGACACAAGCATACACATTTGTAATTACTATCTATTCTGAATTTCAGAAGGTCACACAAATTCAAGCTACACCGTTCATCCAGCACGAAACCTAATCCCAGATACCCATTATGATAACAGTCTTGGCATACCCGTTCTATATACTCATACCCATTCCATATACTCATACCAGCAACAAGTTTTTTTCTAACCTAGCATAACCATGCATATTCCCTTGACTAGTTTGAAAGGGGTCTGCACCAAGCAAAAACCCTTTGCGAGGCAGACAGCTTTGCCTTTTACTATATAGTACTTTCTGTTGAGCGATTCCTTGATATGCTCAAATTGAAGGGAAGGATGAACGGAGGCTGCAAAGAAAGGCTTACAAATGTCCTTCCACATGGCAGCAATGTAGTCGTCGCTTATCATGCTGCTTCCAGGAACTATAACGCCACATTTTCTGAGGACTTTAACGTCCTTGGCTGTGTCGATGAGGCTTTTCATGAGCTCCACATACTGTGTTATCACCGTCCCTCGATTCGTCTCAATGAACTCCAGTGCTAGCAAATTCCTCAACACCACTTCAGTGAACATGTCAGTTACAGTCAACTTTGGAAGATAAAGGGTGCCGGAATACCTGTCGAATCTGATTTGCTGCATGCTCTTGCCGAGAATAAAAGGTGTCAACGTAATTCCATGTTTGACCAGCTTCCTGGCATTAATCTTAAAATCACTTCGGCCGGCTCTCGCTTGAGGAAAACAGCAAGTACGGCATGCTATGCTAATGGCCCCTCCAATGGCAATCTGAGATTCCTGGAAGCAATTGGATCCGTGTTTTTCTTCCTCCATTTGGAGAAAGGAGGAAACACATTTGTGCATGTAGGCCAACAGATGTTTCTCCTCGCCCTCATTCTTAACTGAGGAACACTCAAATTTGTCAAACGAACACAGACTAGCCATCTGCCTCTTCAAGAGCTCATCAAAGCTACCATCACCGTTTAGAGTGAGGTGATCATGAGCTTGAttgagaaggaaaagaggaagttGGTTTTCTAACTTGACAATGTCACACTTTATGCTTCCCGTTGCTGAGGGAAGGCGAGATTGACCAGCTTGATCACAAGCATCCTTCAGAAACTGGTAGAGGAAAAAGGAATCTACCATCATCATCCACCCAAACTTTCGAAAGTCTTCCTGCGTATCCAGTTTCCAGTTGTAAAACTGCTCCAATTTAGATTTGTTGGGCTGGACCGTATTTTCGAGAAACTCGCAAATACGTTCTGGATCATTGCGCACAGCATCCTTGAAATATTTGAGCTTGTACATTTCCATCTGGGAAATGATGGAGAGGCCATGATGCAAAGGCCCGACAGGAGCATCCCTGAGGGCGCGATAGTAGTAAGGCCCCAGCGACACAATTAGAGGAGCGTATGCGTCTGCTTTGGCCTCCGCCACAACCTCTGGAACGCGCTTGCTCTCTGTACCAACTGAAACACTACCATCACCGTCTCTTGCTTCAACTATCTTTTGCACTTCAGCAATCCATTCGTCTGAAATAAGTTCATCACTTGAACCAACAAGCGCCATTAACTCTAAACAATCTAACCAAATGCAACGCTCTGAACATTATGAAAACCCATCTAGTATAAATAAAACAGATACGGCCTCGTAATGGACCGTCAAATTTGAAACAAGCAGCTCATTCTTATGTCCTTGTCTGGTTAATTCAACGTTTTAAGATAGAAAAGGTTACACTTTTTAAGGGGTAAATATTTAACACTACAGCTCAAGGAATATGTGCTCATGTGAAAGttaaattttttgaaggaaaatgtgCCCATGTTAAAGTTGAATTTTTCAATTAAAACTCCGGCAGGCAGTGAACGACCTCACGTCAACTCAAAAGCAGCTCCCTACTTTCTTGACCCTCCATCAATCTAGCGAGCAATGTCTGGAATTTTACATCTGATAAAACATTTCCATGGACAGTTAATATTTTCGTTCAAAAAGGTCAGCATCATAAATTGactctcaatttttatttttatttttatttttatgtttttatatatatatatttttttttgggtATCAAGAGCACTAAAACTTTTGATATTTTTTAGATCCAGGGTAGCAATATTAATGCATTCACTCATATCTATTAAATATCAAAGCATCAAACAATCAGAATTAAGAATTAAATTAGATTGATCAAATTTCATAATGTTTATATTTATTTCAAAATACACAAATAGTTTTATCTATTATTGTAATGGAAAATAGTACTCTAATAGTATTCTTAGGATGATGTCAACATTTTGAATGTTGATGCATCAATCAATGAGAAGCAAGAATTAAACTAGGTTGACCAAATTTCCTAATGTTTGACAATAAAATGGGTGATAAAGCCACttgattttttataatattttttttaaaaatattatttttcttttcctATTGCACaatccaattttttattttttctttgagcCAAATTATTTATATCTATAATTCCATCGACAAGATGTGGAAAAAAGAAAATCTAGAAAAATCTAAGAAAGTGTACAAAatcttatcttctttaatggaaaagACATAAAGACCCAATCAAATGTAGCCATTTCTTTTATCAATCCTCACAAATATTATCTATTGAATGcaggtaaataaataataaaaatatcaacCATGAAAATAATAAGTATTGTTCTCATACTTCAAACTGAGGTTAACAAACTGTCCTTCGTATTTTTATTAAATGCAACTATCAGGATAATTTGTTTGTTGAGTCTCTCCATTTTGTTTCAATGCAGCAAAGCAAAAAAATTGCTTATTCTTATGTGATTGAGGTATGTGGTGATGAGACTTGCAATATCTAATCAATTGTATAATTTAAAATAGAATTTATCCAAGACTTTGTCAATTTATATGTCATCTAGGTGATTGTTGTAAGCAACAAAGATCACTTTTTTGAAACAAGTTCCTTTTATAAAGTAGCTTTCAACTTGACGAGTAGATAGAATACCTACTAAATTACAACATGGATCCCTTTAAAGAAAGCGTCCCTTATGACTCTGACATAGGCCTATGTACAATATTGTTGAATCTAAGCTTGAATTaataattcaaaagaaaaaaattgttgcCTTCTACTAGGTCTACAAGATGAAAATTAGAACTCACTTTGGGACTATCTAGTTGTAGGTCTAGCAATTTGAGGCTATGATTGTTTATAAATTACTAATTCTCATTATATTTCTTTCACGCCTTTTCCTTATGCATGCGGAATTTGATAAAGTGGTGCCCGATATGGAAGAAAGGAAGATAGTTGAAATTTTCTATCTAACTTCACTTTTCATTCGtctactacaaatttggaggatacaTTTGAGGGGTCATCTTTTCTCCTTGGTGACAACTATTACCCAACATTTGTATGGACTACTTGATGACAATATCAGACATCATTCTAATGAATGCGAATATTTTAGAGGAAGTCAAGGAGCATATAGATTTTGTAACCCTTGCAAGCTTAGATGATTCCTAAATGCCAGTATCCCCTTGGAGGGAATTCTATTGGATATCCTTCATTTGTTTGATCTCTCACATTGTGTTTACTATCTATATACTTTTATTTATTACATTTTCAACATATAAGGTATAACCTTGGGCTAAATGGATATCTCGCCAtttgcatcatttttttttaatgtatcaAAATTTTAGTTTGTAAAAGGTGTAGTCTTTTCTTTGTTGAAAGTATAATATTCAATAGATTTATCCTCACCATCTTGAGGAGGTGTTTGTAACCCTAATAATTGCTTGGATTTGGCAAGGAAAATCCATATG
This window harbors:
- the LOC131071674 gene encoding putative UPF0481 protein At3g02645, with protein sequence MALVGSSDELISDEWIAEVQKIVEARDGDGSVSVGTESKRVPEVVAEAKADAYAPLIVSLGPYYYRALRDAPVGPLHHGLSIISQMEMYKLKYFKDAVRNDPERICEFLENTVQPNKSKLEQFYNWKLDTQEDFRKFGWMMMVDSFFLYQFLKDACDQAGQSRLPSATGSIKCDIVKLENQLPLFLLNQAHDHLTLNGDGSFDELLKRQMASLCSFDKFECSSVKNEGEEKHLLAYMHKCVSSFLQMEEEKHGSNCFQESQIAIGGAISIACRTCCFPQARAGRSDFKINARKLVKHGITLTPFILGKSMQQIRFDRYSGTLYLPKLTVTDMFTEVVLRNLLALEFIETNRGTVITQYVELMKSLIDTAKDVKVLRKCGVIVPGSSMISDDYIAAMWKDICKPFFAASVHPSLQFEHIKESLNRKYYIVKGKAVCLAKGFCLVQTPFKLVKGICMVMLG